One region of Sardina pilchardus chromosome 18, fSarPil1.1, whole genome shotgun sequence genomic DNA includes:
- the LOC134064519 gene encoding NLR family CARD domain-containing protein 3-like isoform X6, producing the protein MWEPNNFDGGTGKSRSVSPVPSVLSLKSDESMWEPNNFDGGTGERKVSHKDCVSADGHVTEASKSTPALCSNSSRSPSPPHTVQPDNNSYSGSIKQGNILETVKMNHKATMKKRFEQVCEGNIKPGNKTPLNRIFTPLYITEGWTESLKAHEARQIETSRRRTQDNIINCNDIFKTLLEEKVCIRAVLTTGVAGIGKTVSVQKFILDWAEDKANCDIDFIFVLPFREMNLITNEQYCFHQLLVDLHPALKQLTDNKMYEECNLVVIFDGLDESRIRLNFTSDQALKLHDVSKISSIGDLITNLILGNLLPSAHIWITSRPAAAGQIPDQFISRVTEVRGFTDQQKDEYFRKKISDQTQAKQIISHIKASRSLHFMCHIPVVSWISSIVLQEVFQHNREEIPQTLTEIFTHFLIIQMNMKSQKFGEMEDGAPSSKVLEENKDVILKLAELAFTQLEKGNLLFYAEDLEECGIDVTEASVYSGLCTLFREEFVFTQKKVFSFVHLSIQEFLAALYAFYSYVNRNVKALKCLLAGWERQHFLETLLKDAVDKSLKSEDGHWDMFVRFLLGLSLESNQRLLHGLLTHIVSSSESIEKTIKYTKEIIRYKDVKERCMNLLLCLLEMKDNSLHKEIQEYLESGKELFPSHCSVLAYMILVSDDVLDELDLQKYTITSEGRRRLLEAVGRCRKARLIGCHLTREHLKTVASALQSETSQLRHLNLSYNDLKDLPNELFTAIEFEHCKLERLTLNCCELKEDFCGLLSSLLKSEHTCLKELDLSNNDLRDEGVAQLSDGLMSPKCKVEVLVLSGCLVSKKGFEVLATVLEANTSHLRELDLSYNHPSETAVSCRFSLKQNKGYKLRSLNVQHCGDLRLKPGLRKYACELTMDPNTPHKDIALSKKDTKAKRGIMRLYPPHEERFEVFEQVLCREGLRGRCYWEAEWSHNGAAIAVAYRGIHRKGNVGSEFGSNDKSWSLKCCDNVYIVKHNGKNIDIPVPPSNRNCIGVYLDWPAGTLSFYKVFNEGRVHLHTFCTTFTEPVYPGFGLEYDSSVYLCEMK; encoded by the exons ATGTGGGAGCCTAACAATTTCGATGGAGGGACTGGCAAGAG TAGATCAGTGTCCCCAGTGCCAAGTGTTTTATCATTGAAGAGTGATGAATCCATGTGGGAGCCTAACAATTTCGATGGAGGGACTGGCGAGAGGAAAGTATCACATAA GGATTGTGTTAGCGCCGATGGACATGTGACTGAAGCATCAAAGAGTACCCCTGCTCTGTGTTCCAACAGTTCCAGATCACCTTCACCCCCACACACGGTTCAGCCAGACAACAACTCGTATTCTGGTTCCATCAAAC AGGGCAATATCCTGGAAACAGTGAAGATGAACCATAAAGCCACCATGAAAAAGAGGTTTGAGCAAGTATGTGAGGGAAATATTAAACCAGGAAACAAAACTCCTTTAAACAGGATATTTACACCCCTCTATATCACTGAGGGGTGGACTGAAAGTCTGAAAGCCCATGAAGCTCGACAAATTGAAACATCAAGAAGACGAACACAAGATAACATAATCAACTGCAATGATATCTTTAAAACATTGCTtgaagagaaagtgtgtatcaGAGCAGTGCTAACCACAGGGgttgctggcattggaaaaactgtGTCTGTGCAGAAATTCATTCTTGACTGGGCAGAGGACAAGGCAAATTGTGATATAGATTTCATATTTGTGCTGCCTTTCCGAGAAATGAACCTAATCACAAATGAACAGTACTGTTTTCACCAACTTCTGGTTGATCTCCATCCTGCCTTGAAACAGCTAACAGATAACAAGATGTATGAGGAGTGCAATCTGGTTGTCATTTTTGATGGACTGGATGAAAGCAGAATTAGATTGAACTTTACCAGTGATCAAGCCCTGAAACTCCATGATGTTTCTAAGATATCTTCAATTGGCGATCTGATCACAAACCTGATCCTGGGGAATCTTCTCCCATCAGCTCACATATGGATCACATCAagaccagcagcagctggaCAGATCCCTGATCAGTTCATCAGTCGTGTGACTGAAGTGCGTGGATTTACTGACCAACAGAAGGATGAGTACTTTCGGAAGAAAATAAGTGATCAGACTCAGGCCAAGCAaatcatctcacacattaaGGCATCAAGAAGCCTTCATTTCATGTGCCACATACCAGTTGTCAGTTGGATCTCGTCCATTGTGCTTCAAGAAGTCTTCCAACACAACAGGGAAGAAATACCCCAAACTCTTACTGAAATATTCACTCATTTCTTAATCATTCAGATGAACATGAAGAGCCAAAAATTTGGGGAAATGGAAGACGGGGCTCCAAGCAGCAAGGTTCTTGAGGAAAACAAAGATGTCATTTTGAAGTTAGCAGAACTAGCATTCACACAACTGGAGAAAGGAAATCTGCTGTTTTATGCAGAGGACCTTGAGGAATGCGGCATTGATGTCACTGAGGCCTCAGTATACAGTGGTTTGTGTACACTTTTCAGAGAAGAATTCGTGTTCACGCAAAAAAAGGTCTTCAGTTTTGTTCACCTCTCAATTCAGGAGTTTCTTGCAGCTCTCTATGCATTCTACTCTTATGTGAACAGAAATGTCAAAGCTCTGAAATGTCTCCTCGCTGGTTGGGAGAGACAGCACTTCCTGGAAACACTGCTGAAGGATGCTGTGGACAAGTCCTTGAAGAGTGAAGATGGACACTGGGACATGTTTGTGCGGTTCCTTTTGGGGCTCTCGCTGGAGTCGAACCAGAGACTCCTACATGGCCTACTGACACACATAGTGAGCAGCTCAGAGAGCATCGAGAAAACCATCAAATATACCAAAGAAATCATCCGCTACAAAGATGTCAAAGAAAGATGCATGAATCTCTTGCTTTGCTTGCTGGAAATGAAAGACAACTCCTTACACAAAGAGATTCAAGAGTATCTGGAGTCTGGAAAAGAGCTCTTTCCTTCTCACTGCTCAGTGCTGGCCTATATGATCCTTGTCTCAGATGATGTACTCGATGAACTTGACCTGCAGAAGTACACCATAACCAGTGAGGGTCGTAGACGGCTACTGGAAGCTGTGGGTCGCTGCAGAAAGGCACG tcTGATTGGCTGCCATCTGACAAGGGAACACCTGAAGACAGTGGCCTCAGCTCTTCAGTCAGAAACCTCTCAGCTAAGACATCTAAATCTGAGTTACAACGACCTGAAAGATTTGCCAAATGAGCTCTTTACTGCCATTGAGTTTGAACATTGCAAACTGGAAAGACTTAC GCTGAATTGTTGTGAACTGAAAGAGGACTTCTGTGGCCTCCTAAGCTCTCTGCTCAAGTCAGAACACACTTGCTTAAAAGAGCTCGATCTGAGCAACAATGATCTTCGTGATGAAGGAGTAGCACAACTCTCAGATGGGCTTATGTCTCCAAAATGTAAAGTTGAAGTTCTTGT GCTCTCAGGTTGTCTTGTGTCAAAAAAGGGTTTTGAAGTTTTAGCCACAGTTCTAGAGGCAAATACTTCCCACCTCAGAGAGCTGGATTTGAGCTACAATCACCCAAGTGAAACTGCAGTGTCATGCAGATTCTCTCTGAAACAGAACAAAGGCTATAAACTGAGATCACTTAA TGTTCAACATTGTGGAGATTTGAGATTGAAACCAGGTCTGAGAAAAT atgcctgtgagctcacaatggacccaaacacaccacacaaagaCATAGCTCTGTCCAAGAAGGACACCAAAGCCAAACGAGGGATCATGCGACTGTACCCTCCCCACGAAGAGCGGTTCGAGGTCTTTGAGCAAGTGCTGTGCAGAGAGGGTTTGAgaggacgctgctactgggaggctgagtggagtcaCAATGGAGCTGCTATTGCGGTGGCATACCGAGGCATCCACAGGAAAGGAAACGTTGGCAGCGAGTTTGGTTCTAATGATAAATCCTGGAGCTTGAAGTGCTGTGATAATGTTTACATTGTTAAGCACAATGGTAAAAATATTGACATACCAGTGCCACCATCCAACCGAAACTGTATAGGTGTGTatctggactggccagcaggaACATTGTCTTTCTACAAAGTCTTTAATGAAGGACGGGTGCATTTGCACACATTTTGTACAACATTTACTGAGCCTGTGTATCCAGGGTTTGGGCTTGAATATGACTCATCTGTATATCTTTGTGAGATGAAATAG